Proteins from a genomic interval of Desulfovibrio piger:
- a CDS encoding type I polyketide synthase: MHPQTNKVPENAIAVIGMDCRFPGANDTRQFWKNLVSGTESITFFTDDELRGAGIHPETIADPTYVRAAGIMEDAELFDAAFFGYTPTEAICIDPQQCQFLQTCWHALEDAGYNPYTYPGAVAVFGGTRLSTYYVNYMCADLADYGTARFMQGHIGTDRDHLCTRVSYKLNLRGPAFNLQCACSTSLVSVHLACQSLLNGECDMALAGASGIDIPQEHGHFYQEGMIFSPDGHCRPYDAQAEGIVSGNGVGVVLLKRLEDALRDRDDIHAVILGTAINNDGNSKVAYSAPSLEGQSEVIAEALGVSGVDPATIAYVEGHGTGTYLGDPLEVEALNRIYSRNNPARGYCALGSVKSNVGHLEVAAGVASLIKAILSIKHARIAPTCHFNSPNPRIDFASTPFFVNKTAIDWPQGFSPRRAAVSSFGVGGTNAHLILEEAPQRESSRSAGAVANPLMVVSARSEKALKELAGRYGEFLAGQDADGLDLADFCHTTQEGREHHAVRLAVVGESLEELRSGLDAAMTHEEWTTTNTGDEHRPVFLFTGQGAQRSGMGKELYQAQPCFRAELDRCARLFDPLLPEPLLRVMWDADKAALLDNTAFTQPALFSLEYALARMWQSFGIQPLAAAGHSIGEYVAATLAGVFSLEDAARLVAARGRLIASLPAGGGMSAVLASEKDILALLAACGTPERTGIAAVNGSTQTVLSGPLEDLARIADKAGSLGISIRHLPVSHAFHSSLMDPILDDFARVAESIAYDAPGLPVVSNVTGRLVGPAEISGADYWVRHIRSTVRFFDGFRTLRDMAPASWLELGPSGVLTALCRREQALENSGEDGVWVAAMHAGTPEWRQTGEALAALYRSGADVDWAAFAQDQHWGRLHLPLYPFQGERHWVDDSFRGIASGSTAAPAASQDDIWQRLTRAAESASGAEDDRPDGTEYREHARMIETFCSGYALEALTDLGAFPDEGFHTARDIAARIGLPERFDQLLPRLLENLAEQGLLARDAAGSYGRPAAPDRDLRDRVTSLLDRQEASGLSDRQS, translated from the coding sequence ATGCATCCACAAACGAACAAGGTCCCGGAGAACGCCATCGCCGTCATCGGCATGGACTGCCGGTTCCCCGGTGCCAATGATACCCGGCAATTCTGGAAAAACCTCGTCAGCGGGACCGAGTCCATCACCTTTTTCACGGACGACGAATTGCGCGGGGCAGGCATCCATCCGGAGACCATAGCCGACCCCACCTATGTCAGGGCCGCGGGCATCATGGAAGATGCGGAACTGTTCGATGCCGCTTTCTTCGGCTACACCCCGACAGAAGCCATCTGCATCGACCCCCAGCAATGCCAGTTCCTGCAGACCTGCTGGCACGCCCTGGAGGATGCCGGTTACAATCCCTATACCTATCCCGGCGCCGTCGCCGTCTTCGGCGGCACGCGCCTGAGCACCTACTACGTCAACTATATGTGCGCCGACCTGGCGGACTACGGCACGGCGCGCTTCATGCAGGGCCATATCGGTACGGACCGCGACCATCTGTGCACCCGCGTCTCCTACAAGCTCAACCTGCGGGGCCCGGCCTTCAACCTGCAATGCGCCTGCTCCACTTCCCTCGTCAGCGTGCATCTGGCCTGCCAGAGCCTGCTCAACGGCGAGTGCGACATGGCCCTTGCCGGCGCCAGCGGCATCGACATCCCGCAGGAGCACGGCCATTTTTACCAGGAAGGCATGATCTTTTCGCCTGACGGGCATTGCCGCCCCTATGACGCCCAGGCGGAAGGCATCGTCTCGGGCAACGGCGTGGGCGTCGTGCTGCTCAAACGCCTGGAAGACGCCCTGCGCGACCGCGACGACATCCACGCGGTCATCCTGGGGACGGCCATCAACAACGACGGCAATTCCAAGGTCGCCTATTCCGCGCCCAGCCTCGAAGGCCAGAGCGAAGTCATCGCCGAGGCCCTGGGCGTCAGCGGCGTCGATCCCGCCACCATCGCCTATGTGGAAGGGCACGGTACCGGCACCTATCTCGGTGACCCGCTGGAGGTCGAGGCCCTGAACCGCATCTACTCCCGCAACAACCCCGCACGCGGTTATTGCGCTCTGGGATCGGTCAAGAGCAACGTCGGCCATCTGGAAGTGGCGGCGGGGGTGGCCAGCCTCATCAAGGCCATCCTTTCCATCAAACACGCCCGGATTGCCCCTACCTGCCATTTCAACAGCCCCAACCCCCGTATCGATTTCGCGTCCACCCCCTTCTTCGTCAACAAGACGGCCATCGACTGGCCGCAGGGCTTCTCCCCCCGGCGCGCCGCCGTCAGCTCTTTCGGTGTGGGCGGGACCAATGCCCACCTGATCCTCGAGGAAGCGCCGCAGCGGGAAAGCTCCCGCAGTGCGGGGGCTGTCGCCAACCCTCTGATGGTGGTCTCCGCCAGGAGCGAAAAGGCCCTGAAGGAACTGGCAGGACGCTATGGGGAATTCCTGGCCGGGCAGGATGCCGACGGTCTCGATCTGGCCGACTTCTGCCATACCACACAGGAAGGCCGGGAACATCACGCCGTCCGTCTCGCCGTGGTAGGCGAGAGCCTGGAAGAACTGCGCTCCGGCCTTGACGCGGCGATGACGCACGAGGAGTGGACCACCACGAACACGGGCGACGAACACAGGCCCGTTTTCCTCTTCACCGGTCAGGGGGCGCAACGTTCGGGCATGGGGAAGGAACTCTACCAGGCGCAGCCGTGCTTCCGCGCGGAGCTCGACCGCTGCGCCCGCCTTTTCGACCCTCTGCTGCCCGAGCCCCTGCTGCGCGTCATGTGGGACGCCGACAAGGCCGCGCTGCTCGACAACACCGCCTTCACCCAGCCGGCCCTGTTCAGTCTGGAATATGCCCTTGCCCGGATGTGGCAGTCCTTCGGTATCCAGCCTCTGGCCGCTGCCGGGCACAGCATCGGCGAATATGTGGCCGCGACCCTGGCAGGCGTGTTCAGTCTGGAGGATGCCGCACGTCTTGTGGCCGCACGGGGGCGCCTCATCGCCTCCCTGCCCGCCGGGGGCGGCATGAGCGCCGTGCTGGCCTCCGAAAAGGACATCCTCGCCCTGCTCGCCGCCTGCGGCACGCCGGAACGGACAGGCATCGCCGCCGTCAACGGCTCCACGCAGACCGTCCTGTCGGGCCCGCTGGAAGACCTTGCCCGCATCGCCGACAAGGCCGGGAGCCTGGGCATCAGCATCCGTCACCTGCCGGTCTCCCATGCCTTCCATTCTTCCCTGATGGATCCCATCCTCGACGACTTCGCCCGTGTGGCCGAAAGCATCGCCTATGACGCCCCCGGCCTGCCCGTGGTCAGCAATGTCACCGGCCGGCTGGTCGGGCCTGCCGAGATCTCCGGGGCCGACTACTGGGTGCGGCATATCCGCTCCACCGTGCGCTTTTTCGACGGCTTCCGCACGCTGCGGGACATGGCTCCAGCGTCCTGGCTGGAGCTGGGCCCGTCCGGCGTGCTGACGGCCCTCTGCCGCCGTGAACAGGCCCTGGAGAACAGCGGGGAAGACGGCGTCTGGGTCGCCGCCATGCATGCCGGGACCCCGGAATGGCGCCAGACAGGCGAGGCCCTGGCCGCCCTCTACCGCAGTGGAGCGGATGTCGACTGGGCAGCATTTGCCCAGGACCAGCACTGGGGCCGCCTCCACCTGCCCCTCTACCCCTTCCAGGGGGAACGCCACTGGGTGGACGACTCGTTCCGCGGCATAGCCAGCGGAAGCACCGCCGCCCCGGCCGCCTCGCAGGACGACATCTGGCAGCGCCTGACCCGGGCTGCCGAATCCGCCTCCGGCGCTGAAGACGACCGCCCCGACGGCACCGAATACCGGGAGCATGCCCGGATGATCGAGACCTTCTGCTCCGGCTATGCCCTCGAGGCCCTGACGGATCTGGGGGCCTTCCCGGATGAGGGCTTCCATACCGCCCGGGACATCGCCGCACGCATAGGCCTGCCGGAACGGTTCGACCAGCTTCTTCCGCGCCTGCTGGAGAACCTGGCCGAACAAGGCCTCCTGGCCCGTGACGCCGCCGGCTCTTACGGCCGCCCGGCCGCTCCGGACAGGGATCTCAGGGATCGTGTGACCAGCCTGCTCGACCGGCAGGAGGCCTCCGGCCTCTCTGACCGTCAATCATAG